Within Vicinamibacteria bacterium, the genomic segment CAAGCGCCGAGCGCCGACTTCGCTCCCATGCGGCTCAGCTCTTGACCGTTGCGGGTGAGGACGAGCTCGCCCCGGACCACGACGTACAGGCCGTCAGCGGGCTGTCCCTCCTCGAACACGACCGCGTCCTTCTGATAGAGAACTTCGTCGGTAATGGAGGCGAGAACGGCGAGGTCCTCCGTTCTCGCCGCGCTGAGGACGTCGACGTTCTGCAATAGAAGTACTTTCTCGACGACGGTGTAGGGCATTAAGGAGTGAGAGTCTCTCTCACTCCAGGATCTCGGTCAAAATCCTCCCCGGCAGACCCGGCATGTCGAGCCCTAGAAGGTCGCACACGGTTGGGGCGAGGTCGTAGTTTTGCACCCTGCCGACGCGCACCCCCATTCTCACGCGTCGCCCGGTTGCGAGAAAGACGGCATACATGCGCTCATCCGACGGCAGGAAGCCATGTCCGTAGTACGGAGTGGGCAGACGCTCTCGCCGACTCGACGAATCCTGCTCGTCGACCACGAGCCTGGTATCGATACTCCCGATGATGAGGTACTGGCCGAGGATATGAGGGTCTTCGTCGTAGCGAGGGATGCCGAGCGCGTGAAAATCCTCCGGCCGGACCACGACGGCAACGCCGTCGAGCCGGGCGGCCCGGGACAGGGCGTCCTCCAAGGCCTTCCCGTCTTTCGACTCTTCGAAGCGATCGGTGAGCTCTACCACGACCGACCAATAGCCGCCATGGAGTCGCACCTTGTTGGCGAGTCCCGCCTTCTCGAATACGGGATAGACGTTGACCGAGTAC encodes:
- a CDS encoding cyclic nucleotide-binding domain-containing protein, whose amino-acid sequence is MPYTVVEKVLLLQNVDVLSAARTEDLAVLASITDEVLYQKDAVVFEEGQPADGLYVVVRGELVLTRNGQELSRMGAKSALGAWDLIEGSTRVFGSHAATETLLLRVDRQDFYDLLLDYPELGPSILKALVRRFRKLVSPAGA
- a CDS encoding alkaline phosphatase family protein, producing the protein HLLLLRLPAPDRYQHQYGPQHYLSKAALTASDYNIGLVRRAIEDSGLANQTTLVVVSDHGFHTAEYSVNVYPVFEKAGLANKVRLHGGYWSVVVELTDRFEESKDGKALEDALSRAARLDGVAVVVRPEDFHALGIPRYDEDPHILGQYLIIGSIDTRLVVDEQDSSSRRERLPTPYYGHGFLPSDERMYAVFLATGRRVRMGVRVGRVQNYDLAPTVCDLLGLDMPGLPGRILTEILE